The nucleotide sequence GGTGACTTAGCTCCATAACAGACATACCGCTTCCTTTGAAATCTAATAATTCTTCTTGGGCTTTTTCAAGTACTTCGATAGGTAATGCAGAAGGTCCTGCATTGAAATTGAAGGCTCTATTCATTTTTTTTCCTCCTTTTTAATTATGTAATTCATTACTACGAAAAAGAATACTACTATCCTAACACGTTTTTTCAATCATTTTAATGTTAATTTATTAAAAAAATTCGAAAAGAAAAAACAGTCCCAAGTATGGGACTGTGTACATATGTATGATTAGTTTTCAATGTTATTTGCAATTCCTTGCGCCATTTCTTGCATTTCCTGTTGTGTATATTTATCTATATTTGTTGACCATTTAAGTCCGAAATCATCTTCATGACCGTAACGAGGTAGTAGATGAAGGTGAAGGTGGAAGACAGACTGTCCAGCCGCTTCTCCAGTATTACTAAGCATATTCAATCCGACAGGAGAAAATTGCTTACGGATAGCATTAG is from Bacillus solimangrovi and encodes:
- a CDS encoding HIT family protein; translation: MSDCIFCKIVNGEIPAAKVYEDENVLAFLDISQVTKGHTLIIPKVHQENMYELTPSVAEKVFAVVPKVANAIRKQFSPVGLNMLSNTGEAAGQSVFHLHLHLLPRYGHEDDFGLKWSTNIDKYTQQEMQEMAQGIANNIEN